A single region of the Ahaetulla prasina isolate Xishuangbanna chromosome 13, ASM2864084v1, whole genome shotgun sequence genome encodes:
- the MPHOSPH10 gene encoding U3 small nucleolar ribonucleoprotein protein MPP10 — MAGLAAAPSPRQRLDTCLELLSAAAGRPEQFLSVQDNLATDFVALTKALYDFHHALRGETVAGSPLEQLVVENFDEEQIWQQLELQNHAVLGFLKKAVARNVEDEGKGLLSLLPDMEEEEEEEAEDGEEDMDAEDQAGKEPSSSHSEEEEELDQKRSNSEASKNGLFSDEDSELDFDIDKLEQQTQKSKSMRKKTGTGSLVDDRFFKLSEMEAALEAEEKEGNRDNDSDGIDYFEEIFSEDDDEEEEEEEFGAMKKKAIKSARDLKYKDYFDPVDESSDPLDEKEDNQNSQSGEGGEEEEEEEEGSAESAPESAEDMAEMRETGRGKSKDPSKRVTFSLPFDSDVEEETEPFQEKSNKPPEMKSSFEKRQEKMSEKIKSLEEELLKEKPWQLKGEIVGQKRPENSLLEEMLLFDHAVRMAPMVTEETTLELEEIIKRRIKDQAWDDVVRKEKPKDDPFEYKKRLTLDQEKSKLSLAEIYEQEYLKLNQKKTEEEEKPEHVEIKKMMDSLFVKLDALSNFHFMPKPPVPEVKIVSNLPAITMEEVAPVHVSDAALLAPEEVKEKNKGGDVKTDAEKTPTDKKRDRRKKKLMKRMKLKEKERRQKLLESKSEPSAKLSKKASEAQLKKLTKERGTSLLKDDGRDKALKSSKAFFSQLQDQVKMQIKEAKKSQKRPKKRELSAQKLKL; from the exons ATGGCGGGCCTCGCTGCGGCGCCGTCTCCACGGCAGCGGCTGGACACGTGCTTGGAGCTTCTGAGCGCCGCCGCGGGTCGCCCCGAGCAGTTCCTCAG TGTCCAGGACAACCTTGCCACTGACTTCGTTGCCTTGACCAAAGCGCTCTACGATTTTCATCACGCCCTCCGAGGAGAAACCGTGGCTGGAAGCCCATTAGAACAGCTGGTGGTTGAGAACTTCGATGAGGAGCAGATCTGGCAACAGCTGGAGCTCCAGAACCATGCCGTCCTGGGGTTCTTGAAGAAAGCGGTTGCGAGAAACGTGGAGGACGAGGGGAAGGGGCTGCTTTCCCTTCTCCCagacatggaggaggaggaggaggaggaagcagaagATGGTGAGGAGGACATGGATGCGGAGGACCAAGCGGGGAAGGAACCCAGCAGCAGTCAcagtgaagaggaagaagagcttGACCAGAAGAGAAGCAATTCGGAAGCCTCCAAAAATGGACTTTTCAGCGATGAGGATTCTGAGCTGGACTTTGATATCGATAAGTTAGAGCAGCAAACCCAAAAATCAAAGAGCATGAGGAAAAAGACGGGGACAGGCTCCCTGGTGGACGACAGATTTTTCAAACTCTCAGAGATGGAGGCCGCATTGGAGgcggaggagaaagaaggaaacagaGATAATGACAGCGATGGAATAGATTATTTCGAAGAAATTTTCTCtgaagatgatgatgaggaggaggaggaggaggagtttggAGCAATGAAGAAGAAG gcAATTAAAAGTGCTCGCGATCTTAAATATAAAGATTACTTTGATCCTGTGGATGAGAGCAGCGATCCCCTAGATGAAAAGGAAGACAACCAAAATAGCCAGAGTGGAGAaggtggagaagaagaggaggaagaggaagaaggcagTGCTGAGAGTGCTCCTGA GAGCGCTGAGGACATGGCTGAAATGAGAGAGACCGGACGTGGGAAAAGCAAAGACCCTTCGAAAAGAGTGACTTTCTCTTTGCCCTTCGACAGCGACGTAGAAGAAGAAACGGAGCCATTCCAGGAAAAATCTAACAAGCCTCCCGAAATGAAATCGTCCTTCGAgaaaaggcaggaaaag ATGAGCGAAAAAATAAAATCCCTCGAAGAGGAGCTGCTGAAGGAGAAGCCGTGGCAACTGAAAGGCGAAATTGTGGGGCAGAAGAGACCAGAGAACAGCCTCTTGGAGGAGATGCTGCTGTTTGACCATGCGGTCCGAATGG CTCCTATGGTCACAGAAGAAACGACACTCGAGCTGGAAGAAATTATCAAGAGAAGGATAAAAGATCAG GCTTGGGACGATGTTGTCCGTAAAGAAAAACCGAAAGACGACCCATTTGAGTATAAGAAGCGTTTGACTCTGGATCAGGAGAAGAGCAAATTGAGTCTGGCTGAAATTTACGAGCAGGAATATTTGAAACTGAACCAG AAAAAaacggaagaggaagaaaaacctGAGCATGTCgaaataaagaaaatgatggATTCCCTCTTCGTCAAACTGGATGCCCTCTCCAACTTCCACTTCATGCCGAAACCA CCTGTGCCGGAAGTTAAAATCGTCTCCAATCTCCCAGCGATCACCATGGAGGAGGTCGCTCCAGTGCATGTTAGCGATGCTGCCCTTCTGGCCCCTGAAGAAGTCAAG GAGAAGAACAAAGGGGGTGATGTGAAAACCGACGCCGAGAAGACCCCCACGGACAAGAAACGGGATCGTAGGAAGAAGAAGCTGATGAAACGCATGAagctgaaggagaaggagaggaggcagAAACTCCTGGAGAGTAAATCGGAACCCAGCGCCAAGCTCAGCAAAAAAGCCTCAGAGGCCCAGCTGAAAAAGCTGACCAAGGAAAGAGGCACCTCCTTGCTTAAG GATGACGGCCGAGACAAAGCTTTGAAGTCCTCCAAGGCTTTCTTTTCTCAGCTACAAGATCAAGTGAAAATGCAAATTAAGGAGGCGAAGAAAAGCCAGAAGAGACCAAAGAAGCGGGAACTCTCTGCCCAGAAGCTAAAGCTATGA
- the FAN1 gene encoding fanconi-associated nuclease 1, protein MAEDGPLDKKRPRRKLSLCKSNKKTARKNGKEGLSSTPSSSSIMSLFNNAPPARIPCPLCGQTIPRYRINQHMDEECKNNQSEDKVNVIGFASAVTPEPSAETGPVGSSPYFAAKLSTPEKNCKGGNLETKGGSGEQTSPYFKKVGNVALLEDQPRVGVIKNISLGTLSTRLSRKWRGRNRDGLTQVGQPSPTQVGIAEQKPNQKPWGEDSLKENQLSLSRFRWTTGALNKECDITSLGQEDDSRSLCDGLDDSALVSLSCRELGLSRKGHPQVSHPQKNQDVHQLGISSVVEEEGLTATYPREEPSKLDSQSLSSNKPDPTLEEDHHHEMQKFSSSPEDATERLSMEDEAGARTEVEDEVCLATLEKASFPHSSGDVGPGLDSSGHPYYLQNFLMVLEAVLENEDDRRLFSEEDLEVIARFYKLSASGQKLYVRLFQRKLAWIKTNKIEYAEISSDLSSVIQELVEAGFLQSEAELQNLSEVLDLLAAPELKTLAKAFHLKNPTSPKQQLLDDFLRLARQRSIFGTCQAGIGSVILKRAKVLVGKCIKVCREPRAVFSHVLLLFSLTDPMEEEEAGSGGQRQLSTVLMVNMGRTVFPTYTVNRKMPIFQDRDDFLRYAAAAHISHDISVAMTGGNWEEARCLYEAAKASWQELKGHPSLSHHRALPEYLRRFTVGWLYTRILSQGVEILQRLRMFQEAVEQLQELLAQEDYCVDRRGQWWERLALNLHQHLKDTEKAVASIRKGLLDPFLRPGHQLGLSQRVQRMKDTPSCQKFKHLLLELPLLSVDDVTHVTIKGKLCPQTGMGKSVFILENQVEGPELLTVVCSVEELALAHYKQEGFDQGIHGEGSTFTTLYGLLMWDILFMDGIPDVFRNSYQAFPLDLFTSSFYKNRQSAVEARLQSVHEASTETLQQWVGEVWGAQKDKASALISWDLFSSLQQAQHLVCCLGGPFLSGVCRRLSQDLRHCRGGLPDLVVWRMEDRQFKLVEVKGPGDRLSHKQTVWLDELQKLGASVEVCHVEAVGSKSQRLG, encoded by the exons ATGGCAGAAGATGGGCCTCTGGATAAGAAAAGACCCAGGAGAAAGTTGTCCCTCTGTAAGAGCAATAAAAAAACTGCAAGAAAAAATGGCAAAGAGGGGCTGTCTTCAACCCCAAGCTCTTCTTCCATTATGTCCCTTTTTAACAATGCTCCCCCCGCCAGAATTCCCTGCCCCTTGTGTGGCCAGACGATACCAAGGTACAGAATCAACCAGCATATGGACGAAGAATGCAAAAATAATCAGAGCGAGGACAAGGTGAATGTGATTGGCTTCGCATCGGCTGTCACCCCTGAGCCGTCAGCTGAAACTGGACCTGTGGGTTCGAGTCCGTATTTTGCAGCTAAGCTCTCGACTCCAGAGAAGAACTGCAAAGGAGGCAATCTGGAAACGAAAGGAGGGTCGGGAGAACAGACGAGTCCTTATTTCAAGAAAGTTGGCAATGTAGCCCTGCTTGAGGATCAACCTAGAGTTGGTGTCATTAAAAATATCTCCCTGGGTACCCTGTCGACCAGATTGTCCAGGAAGTGGCGTGGTCGCAACAGGGATGGGTTGACTCAAGTTGGACAACCTTCTCCAACTCAAGTTGGCATCGCAGAGCAGAAGCCCAACCAGAAACCTTGGGGTGAAGATTCCCTGAAGGAGAACCAGTTGTCCCTGTCAAGATTCAGATGGACAACTGGAGCTCTGAATAAGGAGTGTGATATCACAAGTTTGGGACAAGAAGATGACTCGAGATCTCTCTGTGATGGCCTAGATGATTCTGCTCTGGTATCACTCAGCTGCAGAGAACTTGGGCTGTCAAGAAAAGGCCATCCGCAAGTAAGTCACCCCCAGAAGAATCAAGATGTTCACCAATTGGGAATATCTTCAGTAGTTGAGGAGGAAGGGTTGACAGCAACTTATCCTAGAGAAGAGCCATCCAAGCTGGATTCCCAGAGTTTATCCTCTAACAAGCCAGATCCAACGCTAGAAGAAGACCATCACCATGAGATGCAAAAGTTCTCCAGTTCCCCAGAAGATGCAACGGAACGGCTTTCTATGGAAGACGAGGCAGGGGCCAGAACTGAAGTCGAGGATGAAGTATGTTTGGCAACTCTGGAAAAAGCCAGTTTTCCACATTCAAGTGGGGATGTTGGGCCTGGTCTGGATTCATCTGGGCACCCCTATTAtctccaaaattttctcatggtccTGGAGGCTGTGCTGGAGAACGAAGATGACCGGAGATTGTTCAGTGAGGAAGATTTGGAGGTCATTGCTCGGTTCTACAAGCTTTCAG CCAGCGGACAGAAACTCTACGTTCGGCTTTTCCAGCGTAAATTGGCCTGGATAAAgacgaataaaatagaatatgcaGAGATCAGCTCAGATCTTTCATCGGTTATCCAAGAGCTTGTCGAAGCAGGATTCCTGCAGTCTG AAGCCGAACTGCAAAACCTGtcagaagtccttgacttacttgcTGCCCCTGAATTGAAAACTTTAGCAAAAGCATTTCACTTGAAAAACCCAACTTCTCCCAAGCAGCAACTTCTGGATGATTTCCTCCGGTTGGCAAGACAGCGCTCCATCTTTGGCACATGCCAAGCTGGGATTGGCAGTGTCATTCTCAAGAG GGCTAAAGTTCTTGTGGGGAAATGCATCAAGGTTTGTCGAGAGCCCCGGGCTGTTTTTTCCCACGTACTGCTGCTCTTCTCCCTGACGGATCctatggaggaggaagaagccgGAAGTGGCGGCCAAAGACAACTTTCTACGGTGCTCATGGTCAACATGGGCCGGACCGTCTTCCCCACTTACACCGTCAACAGGAAAATGCCAATATTTCAAGATCGGGATGATTTCCTTAG GTACGCTGCCGCTGCGCACATCTCTCATGACATTTCTGTGGCAATGACGGGCGGGAACTGGGAAGAGGCGCGCTGCCTGTACGAGGCCGCGAAAGCATCTTGGCAGGAGCTCAAAGGACACCCTTCCCTCAG CCATCACCGAGCCCTCCCCGAATACCTGCGGCGTTTCACAGTGGGATGGTTGTACACACGGATCCTGTCGCAGGGGGTAGAGATCCTGCAGAGGCTTCGCATGTTCCAG GAGGCAGTGGAGCAGTTGCAAGAACTTCTGGCTCAGGAGGACTATTGCGTGGACAGGCGAGGACAGTGGTGGGAGCGTCTAGCTCTGAACTTACACCAGCACTTGAAAGACACCGAGAAG GCTGTTGCGTCCATCCGGAAAGGCCTCCTGGATCCCTTCCTTCGCCCAGGCCACCAGCTGGGTCTCTCCCAGAGAGTCCAAAGGATGAAAGACACCCCATCCTGCCAGAAGTTCAAGCACCTTCTTCTCGAACTGCCTCTGCTTTCTGTGGATGATGTTACCCAT GTTACCATCAAaggaaaactctgcccacagacCGGGATGGGCAAATCCGTGTTTATCCTGGAGAATCAAGTGGAGGGACCGGAACTTTTGACGGTGGTCTGCTCCGTTGAGGAACTGGCCTTGGCCCACTACAAGCAAGAGGGCTTCGATCAAG GCATCCATGGCGAAGGGTCCACCTTCACCACCCTCTACGGGCTCCTGATGTGGGACATCCTTTTCATGGATGGCATCCCCGATGTCTTCAGGAACTCATACCAG GCTTTTCCCCTGGACCTGTTCACAAGCAGTTTTTACAAGAACCGCCAGTCAGCCGTGGAGGCAAGGTTGCAGTCGGTGCACGAGGCGTCGACGGAGACCCTCCAGCAGTGGGTGGGCGAAGTGTGGGGCGCCCAGAAGGACAAAGCGTCggcgctgatcagctgggacctcttctcttccctccagcAAGCCCAG CACCTGGTCTGCTGCTTAGGAGGCCCTTTCCTGAGTGGAGTTTGCCGGCGACTCTCCCAGGATCTACGCCATTGTAGGGGGGGCCTCCCCGATCTTGTCGTCTGGAGGATGGAAGACCGGCAATTTAAG CTGGTGGAAGTCAAGGGTCCCGGCGATCGCCTTTCGCACAAGCAGACGGTGTGGCTGGATGAGCTGCAGAAGTTGGGCGCGTCGGTCGAAGTTTGTCACGTGGAGGCAGTCGGGTCTAAAAGTCAGCGCCTTGGATGA
- the MTMR10 gene encoding myotubularin-related protein 10 isoform X1, which translates to MFSLRAPKATFKSYLLPQAEDKIIPEPRLKKLEPVLLPGEIVVNEVNFVRKCIATDTSQYDLWGKLVCSNFKISFITDDSLPLQKFQYKNLLLGEHDVALTCVEQIVTVNDTKRKQKVLGPNQKLKFNPTELIIYCKDFRIVRFRFDEAGPESAKKVCLAIAHYSQPADLQLLFAFEYVGKKYHNPAKKVNGIDPGGGGGGGGGGYGIHHQTPLFETFSDWDREIKRTGASEWRVCSVNEGYMISTSLPEYFVVPSSLADQDLKLYSYSFTGRRMPMWCWNHSNGNALVRMAHIKDSLQQRKIDQRICNAVTRSHPQRSDVYKSDLDKCLPNVQEIQTAFLKLKQLCVNEPFEETEEKWLSLLDNSRWLEYVRIFLKLSAELVYMLDSKHVSVILQEEEGRDLSCCVASLIQVMLDPHFRTIAGFQSLIQKEWVMAGHPFLDRCNHLKKSDKESPLFLMFLDSVWQLLEQYPSAFEFSEAYLTILYDSTRISLFGTFLFNSPHQRVKQSTEFAISKNIQLGDEKGLKFPSVWDWSLQLTPRDRLLFHNPLYIGKSTPCVCNGIVKTFKRSKKNYSSTLRGFPSSLKNGIINEQDFFPRRNSLILKLKPDFLHHMDNTTNGMEQYFRDWFSKPADLHGVILPRLSRTQIKLWKLCYFRWIPEAQIKHGGFITAFHKISLLADEVESLNRSLRQHNGSPPVLANASEQDQSRLYFRAHGLNDGPTTPDFLSSAFPFSPVGNLCRRSILGTPLSKFLSGAKIWLSTETLANED; encoded by the exons GCTGAAGACAAGATCATTCCGGAGCCTCGACTTAAGAAACTGGAGCCTGTCCTACTGCCAG gCGAAATTGTGGTGAACGAAGTGAACTTTGTGAGGAAATGCATCGCAACGGATACAAGCCAATACGACCTTTGGGGAAAACTGGTCTGCAGCAACTTCAAGATATCCTTCATTACAGATGacagcctccctctccag AAGTTCCAGTACAAAAATCTTCTCCTTGGAGAACACGATGTGGCCTTGACGTGTGTAGAGCAAATCGTCACAG TGAATGATACCAAGAGGAAACAGAAAGTCTTAGGCCCCAACCAAAAGCTGAAGTTTAATCCAACGGAATTAATTATTTACTGCAAAGACTTTCGGATTGTCCGTTTTCGTTTTGATGAAGCCGGACCGGAAAGTGCAAAAAAG GTTTGTCTTGCAATAGCACACTATTCACAACCAGCAGACCTCCAGCTGCTCTTCGCATTTGAATATGTGGGCAAGAAATATCACAATCCAG CAAAAAAGGTGAATGGAAtagacccaggaggaggaggaggaggaggaggtggtggttatGGCATTCATCACCAGACTCCCTTGTTTGAAACGTTCTCAGACTGGGATAGGGAGATCAAGAGGACGGGAGCATCCGAATGGCGTGTCTGTTCAGTCAATGAAGGCTACATGATCTCCACCAG TCTTCCAGAATATTTTGTGGTGCCCTCCTCTCTGGCGGATCAAGATCTGAAGCTATATTCTTACTCCTTCACCGGGCGACGGATGCCG ATGTGGTGTTGGAACCATTCCAATGGGAATGCTCTGGTGAGAATGGCCCACATCAAGGACAGCCTGCAACAACGAAAAATAGACCAACG GATTTGCAATGCTGTCACCAGAAGTCATCCACAGAGGAGTGACGTTTACAAATCTGACTTGGATAAATGCCTGCCAAATGTTCAAGAAATCCAAACGGCTTTCCTCAAACTGAAGCAGTTATGTGTGAATG AGCCTTTTGAAGAAACTGAGGAGAAGTGGCTGTCCTTGCTGGATAATTCACGTTGGCTGGAGTACGTGAG AATCTTCCTGAAgctttctgcagaactggtctacATGCTGGACAGCAAACACGTTTCAGTCATTTTGCAAG AGGAAGAAGGGCGAGACCTGAGCTGCTGTGTGGCATCTCTTATCCAAGTGATGTTGGATCCCCATTTTCGGACCATTGCTGGATTTCAGAGCCTGATTCAGAAGGAGTGGGTCATGGCCGGACACCCGTTTCTGGACAGGTGCAATCACTTGAAGAAATCTGACAAAGAG TCTCCTTTGTTCCTGATGTTCCTTGACAGTGTCTGGCAGCTGCTTGAGCAATACCCGTCGGCCTTTGAGTTTTCCGAAGCCTACTTGACCATATTGTACGACAGCACACGGATCTCACTGTTTGGTACTTTCCTCTTCAATTCTCCACATCAGAGAGTAAAGCAAAGCACG GAATTTGCCATCAGCAAAAATATTCAGCTGGGTGACGAGAAAGGCCTGAAATTCCCCTCCGTTTGGGATTGGTCCCTTCAGCTCACGCCGCGGGATCGTCTGCTCTTTCACAACCCCCTGTACATTGGGAAGAGCACACCCTGCGTGTGCAACGGGATCGTGAAAACCTTTAAACGGTCAAAG AAGAACTACAGCTCAACCCTCAGAGGCTTCCCATCTTCCCTCAAGAACGGCATCATCAACGAACAAGACTTCTTCCCCAGAAGGAACTCCCTGATCCTCAAACTAAAACCCGACTTCCTTCACCACATGGATAACACTACCAACGGCATGGAACAGTATTTCCGAGACTGGTTCTCCAAGCCAGCGGACCTTCACGGTGTGATCCTACCCCGCCTCTCCAGGACACAGATCAAACTCTGGAAACTCTGCTACTTCCGTTGGATCCCCGAGGCCCAGATCAAGCACGGGGGTTTCATCACAGCCTTTCACAAAATCTCTCTGTTGGCCGACGAGGTGGAATCCTTGAACCGGAGCTTGAGGCAACACAACGGCAGCCCCCCAGTGTTGGCCAATGCATCCGAGCAGGACCAGAGCCGCCTGTATTTCCGAGCCCACGGGCTTAATGACGGTCCCACCACGCCCGACTTTCTCTCTTCCGCTTTTCCATTCTCCCCCGTGGGCAACCTTTGTCGGCGCAGCATCCTGGGCACACCCCTGAGCAAATTCTTGAGCGGTGCCAAAATCTGGTTGTCCACGGAGACCCTTGCCAACGAAGACTAA
- the MTMR10 gene encoding myotubularin-related protein 10 isoform X2 codes for MKPDRKVQKKVCLAIAHYSQPADLQLLFAFEYVGKKYHNPAKKVNGIDPGGGGGGGGGGYGIHHQTPLFETFSDWDREIKRTGASEWRVCSVNEGYMISTSLPEYFVVPSSLADQDLKLYSYSFTGRRMPMWCWNHSNGNALVRMAHIKDSLQQRKIDQRICNAVTRSHPQRSDVYKSDLDKCLPNVQEIQTAFLKLKQLCVNEPFEETEEKWLSLLDNSRWLEYVRIFLKLSAELVYMLDSKHVSVILQEEEGRDLSCCVASLIQVMLDPHFRTIAGFQSLIQKEWVMAGHPFLDRCNHLKKSDKESPLFLMFLDSVWQLLEQYPSAFEFSEAYLTILYDSTRISLFGTFLFNSPHQRVKQSTEFAISKNIQLGDEKGLKFPSVWDWSLQLTPRDRLLFHNPLYIGKSTPCVCNGIVKTFKRSKKNYSSTLRGFPSSLKNGIINEQDFFPRRNSLILKLKPDFLHHMDNTTNGMEQYFRDWFSKPADLHGVILPRLSRTQIKLWKLCYFRWIPEAQIKHGGFITAFHKISLLADEVESLNRSLRQHNGSPPVLANASEQDQSRLYFRAHGLNDGPTTPDFLSSAFPFSPVGNLCRRSILGTPLSKFLSGAKIWLSTETLANED; via the exons ATGAAGCCGGACCGGAAAGTGCAAAAAA AGGTTTGTCTTGCAATAGCACACTATTCACAACCAGCAGACCTCCAGCTGCTCTTCGCATTTGAATATGTGGGCAAGAAATATCACAATCCAG CAAAAAAGGTGAATGGAAtagacccaggaggaggaggaggaggaggaggtggtggttatGGCATTCATCACCAGACTCCCTTGTTTGAAACGTTCTCAGACTGGGATAGGGAGATCAAGAGGACGGGAGCATCCGAATGGCGTGTCTGTTCAGTCAATGAAGGCTACATGATCTCCACCAG TCTTCCAGAATATTTTGTGGTGCCCTCCTCTCTGGCGGATCAAGATCTGAAGCTATATTCTTACTCCTTCACCGGGCGACGGATGCCG ATGTGGTGTTGGAACCATTCCAATGGGAATGCTCTGGTGAGAATGGCCCACATCAAGGACAGCCTGCAACAACGAAAAATAGACCAACG GATTTGCAATGCTGTCACCAGAAGTCATCCACAGAGGAGTGACGTTTACAAATCTGACTTGGATAAATGCCTGCCAAATGTTCAAGAAATCCAAACGGCTTTCCTCAAACTGAAGCAGTTATGTGTGAATG AGCCTTTTGAAGAAACTGAGGAGAAGTGGCTGTCCTTGCTGGATAATTCACGTTGGCTGGAGTACGTGAG AATCTTCCTGAAgctttctgcagaactggtctacATGCTGGACAGCAAACACGTTTCAGTCATTTTGCAAG AGGAAGAAGGGCGAGACCTGAGCTGCTGTGTGGCATCTCTTATCCAAGTGATGTTGGATCCCCATTTTCGGACCATTGCTGGATTTCAGAGCCTGATTCAGAAGGAGTGGGTCATGGCCGGACACCCGTTTCTGGACAGGTGCAATCACTTGAAGAAATCTGACAAAGAG TCTCCTTTGTTCCTGATGTTCCTTGACAGTGTCTGGCAGCTGCTTGAGCAATACCCGTCGGCCTTTGAGTTTTCCGAAGCCTACTTGACCATATTGTACGACAGCACACGGATCTCACTGTTTGGTACTTTCCTCTTCAATTCTCCACATCAGAGAGTAAAGCAAAGCACG GAATTTGCCATCAGCAAAAATATTCAGCTGGGTGACGAGAAAGGCCTGAAATTCCCCTCCGTTTGGGATTGGTCCCTTCAGCTCACGCCGCGGGATCGTCTGCTCTTTCACAACCCCCTGTACATTGGGAAGAGCACACCCTGCGTGTGCAACGGGATCGTGAAAACCTTTAAACGGTCAAAG AAGAACTACAGCTCAACCCTCAGAGGCTTCCCATCTTCCCTCAAGAACGGCATCATCAACGAACAAGACTTCTTCCCCAGAAGGAACTCCCTGATCCTCAAACTAAAACCCGACTTCCTTCACCACATGGATAACACTACCAACGGCATGGAACAGTATTTCCGAGACTGGTTCTCCAAGCCAGCGGACCTTCACGGTGTGATCCTACCCCGCCTCTCCAGGACACAGATCAAACTCTGGAAACTCTGCTACTTCCGTTGGATCCCCGAGGCCCAGATCAAGCACGGGGGTTTCATCACAGCCTTTCACAAAATCTCTCTGTTGGCCGACGAGGTGGAATCCTTGAACCGGAGCTTGAGGCAACACAACGGCAGCCCCCCAGTGTTGGCCAATGCATCCGAGCAGGACCAGAGCCGCCTGTATTTCCGAGCCCACGGGCTTAATGACGGTCCCACCACGCCCGACTTTCTCTCTTCCGCTTTTCCATTCTCCCCCGTGGGCAACCTTTGTCGGCGCAGCATCCTGGGCACACCCCTGAGCAAATTCTTGAGCGGTGCCAAAATCTGGTTGTCCACGGAGACCCTTGCCAACGAAGACTAA